A single Alosa sapidissima isolate fAloSap1 chromosome 17, fAloSap1.pri, whole genome shotgun sequence DNA region contains:
- the fars2 gene encoding phenylalanine--tRNA ligase, mitochondrial produces MRMYHRPYLQSLLPDSVYKHCLYNCFRAKKQTVTRNLRCLSSDGLTAQSIVKQKSLEVLGQTYCCDEYTNITPKILSKVGRNLHNSPHHPLWLIKERIKSHFYSAYTGRWGNPLFSVFDNLNPVVTVEQNFDSLLIPKDHPSRKKGDNYYLNHNTMLRAHTSAHQTELVRSGLDAFLAVGDVYRRDEIDASHYPVFHQMEGVRLFSNHELFAKVTNGEELNLFEKRGRRTPQKQKTHTLEAVKLVEFNLKQTLTHLIRHLFGEELEIRWVECYFPFTHPSFEMEVRFQGRWLEVLGCGVMEQDLVYSAGAEDKIGWAFGLGLERLAMVLYSIPDIRIFWSEDERFLKQFCLPSIDHPVTFQAISKYPPLWNDISFWLPAEGYEDNDFYDLVRSVGGDLVEKVALVDKFTHSKTKRTSHCYRITYRHMERTLSQKEVRIVHQAIEQAVEQQLGGEGRY; encoded by the exons ATGAGGATGTATCATAGACCCTACCTTCAGTCTCTCCTGCCTGATTCTGTGTACAAACACTGCCTCTATAACTGCTTCAGAGCAAAGAAACAAACAGTAACCCGCAATCTCCGATGTCTGAGCAGCGATGGTCTCACAGCTCAGTCCATAGTCAAGCAGAAGTCATTGGAGGTGTTAGGTCAGACATATTGCTGTGATGAATACACTAACATTACGCCCAAAATTTTGTCCAAAGTAGGGCGTAACCTCCATAATAGTCCACATCACCCACTCTGGCTTATTAAGGAGCGCATTAAATCACATTTCTACAGTGCCTACACTGGCCGGTGGGGCAACCCACTCTTTTCCGTATTTGACAACCTCAATCCTGTAGTAACTGTGGAGCAGAATTTTGACAGCCTGCTCATTCCAAAGGACCATCCGAGTCGCAAGAAAGGGGACAATTACTATCTGAACCACAACACCATGCTGCGTGCACATACCTCTGCTCATCAGACAGAGCTGGTTCGTTCAGGGCTGGATGCTTTTCTGGCCGTTGGGGATGTTTACCGGAGAGATGAGATAGATGCTAGCCACTACCCAGTGTTCCATCAGATGGAGGGGGTACGACTCTTCTCCAATCATGAA CTATTTGCAAAGGTGACAAATGGCGAGGAACTGAATCTGTTTGAAAAAAGAGGTCGACGTACCCCTCAAAAACAGAAGACTCATACCCTGGAGGCAGTGAAATTGGTGGAGTTTAACCTCAAACAGACATTAACACATCTGATCAGACATCTATTTGGGGAAG AGTTGGAAATACGCTGGGTGGAATGCTACTTCCCATTCACTCATCCCTCCTTTGAAATGGAGGTTCGTTTCCAGGGCAGATGGTTGGAGGTGCTTGGGTGTGGAGTGATGGAACAGGATTTAGTCTATTCAG CTGGAGCAGAGGATAAAATAGGCTGGGCATTTGGGTTGGGTTTAGAGAGGCTTGCAATGGTCCTCTACAGCATCCCAGATATTCGCATCTTCTGGAGCGAGGACGAGCGTTTTCTGAAACAGTTCTGCCTGCCCAGCATTGACCATCCTGTCACGTTTCAG GCTATTAGTAAATACCCACCCCTGTGGAATGATATTTCATTCTGGCTTCCTGCTGAGGGTTACGAAGACAATGACTTCTATGACCTTGTCAGGAGTGTCGGGGGTGACTTGGTTGAGAAGGTGGCCCTGGTGGACAAGTTTACCCATTCAAA